The Lycium barbarum isolate Lr01 chromosome 10, ASM1917538v2, whole genome shotgun sequence genome includes a region encoding these proteins:
- the LOC132614553 gene encoding protein HIR1-like, with protein MENEKQLPPLVVEQSHSSSSSSSSSTHGSIETLLVVLAVITILGVVAGIIARLCGGRHFSGNGEDDIEGWVERKCRSCIDGGVPNTTSTQEEEAKIPTPAPAPAPAPALAPAPAPTTVEEAKK; from the coding sequence atggagaatgAGAAACAGCTACCACCACTAGTGGTAGAACAAAGTcattcttcatcatcatcatcttcaagTAGTACACATGGATCCATAGAGACATTGCTAGTAGTATTAGCAGTAATAACAATACTTGGTGTTGTTGCTGGTATTATTGCTAGGCTATGTGGTGGTAGACATTTTAGTGGTAATGGTGAAGATGATATTGAAGGTTGGGTTGAAAGAAAATGTAGAAGTTGTATTGATGGTGGTGTACCTAATACTACTTCAACACAAGAAGAAGAAGCTAAAATACCAACACctgcaccagcaccagcaccagcacctgCACTTGCACCTGCACCTGCACCAACAACGGtagaagaagcaaaaaaataa